A part of Emys orbicularis isolate rEmyOrb1 chromosome 13, rEmyOrb1.hap1, whole genome shotgun sequence genomic DNA contains:
- the LOC135888229 gene encoding zinc finger protein 436-like produces MQENYETVTSLARSGDLLAASVRAWGVGLQHSAGSYQPAGERQEFSCASPGPGRRGFPFPKPELIARLERGEEPWVPDLQDCKERRLLRCTHTGAERGSENEEGNHHEEVPGEVQLQGTFVGRGEGTFSQCLEQEEEAWGSWHRSERLLENHAGKKMDESINGAGGDKDPRVHQTNPKEETPGHYPQSGKEFIGERPHKCLDCGKSFIKRSNLVQHQAIHTGERPHKCLDCGKSFIERSHLVRHQAIHTGERPHKCLDCGKSFIRSSDLVQHQAIHRGERPHKCLDCGKSFIQRSNLVKHQAIHTGERPHKCLDCGKSFIRKSNLVKHQAIHTGERPHKCLDCGKSFIRSSDLVQHQAIHRGERPHKCLDC; encoded by the exons atgcaggagaactatgagacggtgacctcgctgg cacgcAGCGGAGACCTCCTCGCCGcctctgtgcgtgcctggggagtggggctgcagcactctgcaggctcctaCCAGCCGGCGGGCGAGCGCCAGGAGTTCAGCTGTGCTTCCCCaggcccaggaagaagag gattcccctttcccaaacctgagctgatcgcccggctggaacgaggggaagagccgtgggtgcccGATCTCCAGGACTGCAAGGAAAGAAGGCTTCTGAGATGCACCCATacag gtgctgagcgagggagtgagaatgaggaggggAATCATCATGAGGAAGTTCCCGGGGAAGTGCAACTGCAGGGGACCTTCGTGGGAAGAGGTGAAGGGActttttcccagtgcttggagcagGAAGAAGAAGCCTGGGGAAGttggcacaggtcagagaggctTCTGGAAAACCATGCAGGGAAGAAAATGGATGAATCTATTAACGGTGCGGGAGGAGACAAGGATCCCAGAGTGCATCAGACGAATCCCAAGGAAGAGACACCCGGGCACTACCCTCAGAGTGGGAAAGAATTCATT ggagagagaccccacaagtgcttggactgtgggaaaagtttcataaaaaggtcaaaccttgttcaacatcaggcaattcacacaggagaaagaccccacaagtgcttggactgtgggaaaagtttcatagagaggtcacacctagttcgtcatcaggcaatccacacaggagaaagaccccacaagtgcttggactgtgggaaaagtttcataagaagctcagaccttgttcaacatcaggcaattcacagaggagagagaccccacaagtgcttggactgtgggaaaagtttcatacaaaggtcaaaccttgttaaacatcaggcaatccacacaggggaaagaccccacaagtgcttggactgtgggaaaagtttcataagaaagtcaaaccttgttaaacatcaggcaatccacacaggagagagaccccacaagtgcttggactgtgggaaaagtttcataagaagctcagaccttgttcaacatcaggcaattcacagaggagagagaccccacaagtgcttggactgt